The sequence ACTCGTTTTACGGGTGGCTTAATCTTACACTATTCAGCATTGGAATATATGCTTTTTAACAACTTAATTTTCCCATTAACCATGCCATATTTTCTCCTAAGTTTTTCATATTCCTCATGCCTTCATCATCATTAATAACATCACCTATATCTTTTCCATAAACCATATTCCAATAAGTTGAACCAACTACAAGCACTTCTTTATTTAGTAAGAAATGATTTAAAGTATCTACTGCTGTCATTCCCCCTCCACGACGTACAGGCACAACAGAAGCCCCTACTTTATGTTTTAACATCCCTGGATTAGTTGCAACAACTACTCCAGCACGTTCAAGAAAGGCTTTCATTTTAGAGGTTATATCTGCTGAATATACCGGAGATCCAAGTATAATTCCATCTGCATGGACCATTTTGTTAAAACAATCATTAAAAAAATCATCTTTTACTACGCATTGTTTTCTCCCATTACAACAAAAACATCCAATACAACCTTTTACTGATTTATCTGCTAGTTCTATTAACTCAGTTTCAATTCCACTTTTTTTCAATTCTGAAAATATGCTTTTTATAATAATAGATGTATTTCCTCCTTTACGTGCACTCCCATTTATTCCTATAACCTTCATATAAAACGTCCTCCTATAAATTAATTATTTTTTTCACTAACAAGTACATACATTCTTAAGACTTCTTTAGTATAAACCTTAGAGTTTTCTCTAAGGCAAGCTTTTTATTTTTTAATTTTAATGTTAATATAATGTTTATTAATACATATAAAATGACTAATTTTAAGGAGGCTTATAGAAATTGAAAAACGGATTAAATATTAAAGAAGTTGCTAAATTAACTGGCCTAAGTGAACATACTTTACGTTTTTATGAAAAGCAACAATTAATTAAAAATGTTTCCCGTGATGAAAATGGTTATAGAGTTTATTCTGATTTTGATATAGAATGGATATTCTTTTTGATTAAAGTTAAAAATACAGGCATGCCTTTAAATGAGTTACAACAGTATTCAGAACTTATGGCAGAAGGAAATTCAACGCTTCCAGACAGAGAAAAAATGCTACTTATACACAGAGAAAGAGTAGAAAATCAAATTTCAGATTTAAAGCATACCCTTACTAAAATAGATGAAAAATTAGGTAGATATCATACTCTAATGAAGGAACTAAGCTTAAAATCTAAATAAATTCACTGTAAGTCTTAATCTAAAACTTACAGTGAATTTATTTTTAAATTTTCCATCTATTAAATTATAAATTGGAATCTAAAGTTCTTGTTCATACCCTGCCAACTAGTAGTGCAATAGCTCCTATAACAAGAAATTGTAGTGGATATATTACATAAAAAGCCCATTTAGAATACTTTGAACCACCCTTTGTTCCATTATACAAAGATAATAATAAAATAACTATGATAGGACTCAAAACCCTTGGAACAATCATATAAAAGTTTAATCCCCCATCTATAAATGATCCATAGATTACTTTGCACAAACTTAAGATAGTAAATGAAATCATTTGTTTTTTTGGATTCCCATAAAAAATACCAAAAGCTAAGACAAACAACACTCCAAATATTGCCCAATCAGCCTGATAAGTCATGAGAATTAAAAGTAAAATTAAAATAATCTTAAGTGGCTTATTTTCAATCTTCTCAAATGCTATCAGTGCTAACAGTCCACACATTAATGTAAATATAACACTGGTTGGAAATAAAGCAATTTTCCCTCCATTTACAAAAATATTATAGGGAATATGCGATATTAAAGCAAAAAGGGCTAGCCTTTCTACATACTTACTTCGATTCTTAGAATAATGATTACCTTCTGCTATAAAATAACACATAATAGGAGCTGTAATTTTGCCAATAGTATGCATAACCGCTGCACTGCTGGTATCTGTATTAACAAATGCCCAACCAACATGATCAATTATCATCGCTATAATTGCAATTATTTTAATTGTATTTCCTGAAAGAGATTTGCTTCTAAACTCCTTAATCATTGTTTCCATATATAAAATCCCCCTATATAAATATCCATTAGTAAATCTCCCTTACAAATTATTATTTATAAGATAGATTAACACTAAATCACGCATTACATTATAACATTTTTTACATATATTTCATATGAAAATATTTTTTACCTTGAACTTATAATGTTGTATTTTTACCTATAAAAATAGCTTTAATTTAATTGTAAACAAAATAAGAGAAGAAGAAACTCAATATTCTTTTTTGAATGGAGCTTTTGAATTTCTGCATACTGATGAATAAAAACTTATTAGAAAAATCAAAAAAAATAGTATCTTCTAATCACAATTGGATCGCTACTATTTTATAGATGTTGTATAATTTGTTTTGCTTGTAAATTAAAGACGGTGAAGGCTATAAAAAACACAACAAATAAATTATGTCAGAGCTTTCTCTTCAATTTTATTAATTTCTGATAATGTATCAAAAAACAAACCAGGTTGATCAAGCATTAGGAAGTGCCCCGCATTTGGAATAATATAAATCTTTTTATAGGGAGCATTTATCTGTTCAAAATAATTTTGTGCAATAATATATGGTGCCTGCCAGTCACATCCACCTAAGACATAATATATTGGTACTCTATATTCTAATGATTCGTTACACAAATCGAAATTAACTAGAAATTTAAGAACATTCTCATTTGCCTTAGGTATCTTGATAAATGATATAATATCTAAAAAGTTGAAAATAGGGCTTTTTAACATAGCAATCCAAATAGAAAACCTCAACTCTAGACCTATTTTATATTTGCCCTGGAGCTTTCGAACCACATTACATTTCTTCAAAAATTCTTTACCAAAGTCAATTTTATTTCCAGGATATTCACCTATGCCCTCAAGTTTTTTTAAAGACCTTTTATCATCTGCTTGTTCAATAAGTTCTTTAACTTTATTATAGCCTACCTTCTCATTTTCAACTATATCAATAACCTGTGCAGCACCTATATAATATGCTATATCTTCAGGATACTTCTTAATAAATAAAGATCCCAAAATGCTTCCCCAACTATGGCCAAGCAAAACTATCTTCTGCTTGCTATATTTTTTCTTAAGATATTGAACAACCTCATACAAATCTTGCAACATCAAATCAATTGTAGGCAACTTATTAGGATTTTGGGTCAGTGTTTTTCCTGCCCCACGCTGATCCCAATGAACTACAGTATAGATTTCTTCCCATTTTTCTTGAAAAGCACCTGTGAGTAGGGATTCAGCTGAACCTGGTCCTCCGTGCAAATAAAGCATTACTGGATTATCATAGCTTGTTCCTAGATGAAACAAAAATTGTTCTATTCCATTAATTGATACATATTCATTGATATAAATTAGCCTCTTACATTTATTTTTCATCGTTACTATTATCCTTCCTTATTTATGAAGCTTTATTAAACTTTCTCTTACCAACCTTTTAAATTCTCAGGATTTGATTTTTCAAAATTTACCAGTCACTCTCTTTGTATATCTGTTTCATAAATATATATTTTTTTATTGTATGTTAAGCCTCTCTGTTTTACTATTTCTTAATTAATAAAAGAGATATTTTTCAACTGCATTCTCTGCTTCTCTTAAAATACGTTCTCTCTCTATTTTATTCTTTGACCAGATAATCTCATCCACTACTGAATTAAAGAATGCCAAAATTACAGTTATTGCTGCTTCAGTATCCTGAATTTTAATTTTATCTTTAAAATACTGAATATAATCAAACACTATCTTCTTAATTTGCTCATGCTGTTTTTGCATCAAATTCTCTACTTCTGGTTTACTGAATCTAAGTATATAAATTTCTCTATTTAATTCCTT comes from Clostridium sp. TW13 and encodes:
- a CDS encoding flavodoxin family protein, with translation MKVIGINGSARKGGNTSIIIKSIFSELKKSGIETELIELADKSVKGCIGCFCCNGRKQCVVKDDFFNDCFNKMVHADGIILGSPVYSADITSKMKAFLERAGVVVATNPGMLKHKVGASVVPVRRGGGMTAVDTLNHFLLNKEVLVVGSTYWNMVYGKDIGDVINDDEGMRNMKNLGENMAWLMGKLSC
- a CDS encoding conjugal transfer protein TraX yields the protein METMIKEFRSKSLSGNTIKIIAIIAMIIDHVGWAFVNTDTSSAAVMHTIGKITAPIMCYFIAEGNHYSKNRSKYVERLALFALISHIPYNIFVNGGKIALFPTSVIFTLMCGLLALIAFEKIENKPLKIILILLLILMTYQADWAIFGVLFVLAFGIFYGNPKKQMISFTILSLCKVIYGSFIDGGLNFYMIVPRVLSPIIVILLLSLYNGTKGGSKYSKWAFYVIYPLQFLVIGAIALLVGRV
- a CDS encoding MerR family transcriptional regulator yields the protein MKNGLNIKEVAKLTGLSEHTLRFYEKQQLIKNVSRDENGYRVYSDFDIEWIFFLIKVKNTGMPLNELQQYSELMAEGNSTLPDREKMLLIHRERVENQISDLKHTLTKIDEKLGRYHTLMKELSLKSK
- a CDS encoding alpha/beta fold hydrolase yields the protein MKNKCKRLIYINEYVSINGIEQFLFHLGTSYDNPVMLYLHGGPGSAESLLTGAFQEKWEEIYTVVHWDQRGAGKTLTQNPNKLPTIDLMLQDLYEVVQYLKKKYSKQKIVLLGHSWGSILGSLFIKKYPEDIAYYIGAAQVIDIVENEKVGYNKVKELIEQADDKRSLKKLEGIGEYPGNKIDFGKEFLKKCNVVRKLQGKYKIGLELRFSIWIAMLKSPIFNFLDIISFIKIPKANENVLKFLVNFDLCNESLEYRVPIYYVLGGCDWQAPYIIAQNYFEQINAPYKKIYIIPNAGHFLMLDQPGLFFDTLSEINKIEEKALT